In Lathamus discolor isolate bLatDis1 chromosome 1, bLatDis1.hap1, whole genome shotgun sequence, the following are encoded in one genomic region:
- the CHRM2 gene encoding muscarinic acetylcholine receptor M2 — protein sequence MNNSTYINSSTENVMALESPYKTVEVVFIVLVAGSLSLVTIIGNILVMVSIKVNRHLQTVNNYFLFSLACADLIIGIFSMNLYTLYTVIGYWPLGPVVCDLWLALDYVVSNASVMNLLIISFDRYFCVTKPLTYPVKRTTKMAGMMIAAAWVLSFILWAPAILFWQFIVGGRTVPDGDCYIQFFSNAAVTFGTAIAAFYLPVIIMSVLYWQISQASKSRIKKGKKEAAQNQDTVSPSLVQSKIVKPNNNNIPASGDGLEHSKIQNGKATGETVTENCVQGEEKESSNDSTSVSVVASNMKEDDAAKDSSQASVSQDHLKVGNSKLTCIRIVTKSQKGDCCAPTNTTVEVVGTSGEEKQNSVARKIVKMTKQPAKKKPPPSREKKVTRTILAILLAFIITWTPYNVMVLINSFCTSCIPGTVWTIGYWLCYINSTINPACYALCNATFKKTFKHLLMCHYKNIGATR from the coding sequence ATGAATAACTCAACGTACATAAACTCTTCTACTGAAAATGTGATGGCTTTGGAGAGCCCCTATAAAACTGTAGAGGTGGTCTTTATTGTCCTGGTAGCAGGGTCTCTCAGCCTAGTCACCATAATTGGGAACATCCTGGTCATGGTGTCAATCAAAGTCAACAGGCACCTACAGACTGTCAATAACTATTTCCTGTTCAGCTTGGCCTGCGCTGACTTGATCATCGGCATCTTTTCAATGAACCTATACACCCTCTACACTGTGATAGGGTACTGGCCTTTGGGGCCTGTCGTGTGTGACCTCTGGCTGGCTCTTGACTATGTGGTCAGCAATGCCTCTGTAATGAACCTCCTCATTATCAGCTTTGACAGATACTTTTGTGTCACCAAGCCTCTGACCTACCCTGTGAAGAGGACCACTAAGATGGCAGGCATGATGATCGCAGCTGCGTGGGTGCTGTCCTTCATCCTGTGGGCCCCTGCAATTCTCTTCTGGCAGTTCATTGTGGGAGGAAGGACTGTCCCAGATGGGGATTGCTACATTCAGTTTTTTTCCAATGCTGCTGTCACTTTTGGTACTGCCATCGCAGCCTTCTATTTGCCTGTTATCATCATGAGTGTCCTTTACTGGCAAATCTCTCAAGCCAGTAAGAGTcgaataaagaaaggaaaaaaggaagctgCCCAAAACCAAGATACAGTTTCCCCCAGCCTTGTCCAAAGTAAAATAGTGAAACCAAACAATAACAACATCCCAGCCAGTGGTGATGGGTTGGAACACAGCAAAATTCAGAATGGAAAAGCCACTGGAGAGACTGTGACAGAGAACTGTGTtcaaggggaggagaaggagagctCCAACGACTCTACCTCTGTCAGTGTGGTGGCTTCCAACATGAAAGAAGATGATGCTGCCAAAGATTCCAGCCAGGCTTCTGTCTCCCAAGACCATCTCAAAGTGGGAAACTCCAAGCTGACATGCATCAGGATAGTCACCAAGTCCCAAAAGGGTGATTGCTGTGCTCCCACCAACACTACTGTGGAGGTTGTAGGCACCAGTGGGGAGGAGAAGCAGAATAGTGTAGCCCGGAAAATCGTCAAGATGACAAAACAGCCAGCCAAAAAGAAACCACCTCCTTCTAGAGAGAAAAAAGTGACAAGGACCATTTTGGCCATCCTCCTAGCCTTCATCATCACCTGGACCCCATACAATGTGATGGTGCTCATCAACAGCTTCTGCACATCCTGCATCCCTGGTACTGTATGGACCATAGGTTATTGGCTTTGTTATATCAACAGCACCATCAACCCTGCTTGTTATGCGCTCTGCAATGCTACCTTCAAGAAGACCTTTAAGCACCTTCTTATGTGTCATTACAAGAATATAGGAGCTACAAggtaa